The genomic DNA ATTAGGATATTTTTGTTTTAGAAATTTTTATCGTAAAGGAATTAATAAATTATTTAATAATTTAAAAAAATATTATAAAATTATAGTATTATCAGGGGATAATAATAATGAAGAACAACAATATATAAAATCAATACTTCCAAAATCAAGTAAAATTTTATTTAATCAAAGTCCAGAAAATAAATTAAATTATATAAAAAAATTACAAAAAAATGGAATAAAAGTTATAATGTTCGGAGACGGGATTAATGATTGTGCAGCACTAAAACAAAGTGAAGTAGGAATTTCTGTATCAGATAATCCTACTAGTTTTTTTCCTAGTTGTGACGCTTTTATTCAATCTAATTGTTTAAATAAAATTTCATTTTTTTTAAAAATATCTAGAATTTCTTATTTATTAGTAATAATTAATTTTATGATTAGTTTATTTTATAATATTGTGGGATTATTTTTCTCTATTACATGTAAATTAAATCCTCTTATAGCGTCTATACTAATGCCAATTAGTTCTTTTTCAGTCATTATTTTTTCCATGATATCTACATGGATTATTTCAAGAAAAAATTTATGGATATAATAATTATAATGATATTATCTAGTATTTCTTTAGGTATTTTTTTTCTAATATTTTTTTTATTTAGTATTTATGATGGACAATTCGATGATTTAAATTCTCAAAAGATTAGAATTTTAATAGATGAAAATAATTATAATAATTTGAATAAAAAAAATATAAAAAATTAAATTAATTTAATATTATAAATGAAATTTAATATCAATAACAATACTAATAATTATAACTTAAAAAAATTCAAAAAAAGTTACTATAATAATAGTATAGTGAAAGCTTTTTTATATGCTACAATATTTTGGGCATTTATAAGTTTTTTAGCAGGATTATTTATAGCATTACTTCTTTTTTCACCAAAAATACCTGAGATTGTTTTTGGAGAAAAATTAAAATATACTCAAGGTATGTTTGGATTTGGTAGATGGAGAATGTTACATACAAACACTGCTATATTTGCTTTCGTAGGAAACATAATATTTACAGGTTATTATTATTCTTTACAACGTTTATTAAAAACAAGAATATTTAGTGATATTCTAAGTTGGATTCATTTTTGGGGATGGCAGATATTTATAGTTTCCACATGGATAACTTTTTTATTAGGAATTAATACAAGTAAAGAATATTCTGAACATGAATGGCCTATAGATATATTTATATTATTAATATGGATCATATACGGAATTAATATGATAGGAAGTATTTTAAAAAGAAGGATAAAACATTTGTATGTAAGTATTTGGTTTTTATTAGGAACATGGGTATCTGTAGCAATGTTGCATATATTTAACAATTTAGAATTACCTATATCTCTTTTATCATTTAAAAGTTATTCTATATATGCTGGAGTTCAAGATGCATTAATGCAATGGTGGTATGGACATAACGCAGTAGCTTTTATTTTAACCACTCCTATATTGGGGCTAATGTATTATTTCGTTCCAAAAGCTTCAAATCAACCTATATTTTCTTATAAACTTTCTATTATTCATTTTTGGTCTTTAATATTTATATATATATGGGCAGGTCCTCACCATTTAATGTATACATCACTTCCTAATTGGGCTCAAATGTTAGGTACAATATTTTCTATTATGTTAATTGCCCCCTCCTGGGGAGGTATGTTAAATGGATTACTTACTTTAAGAAGTGATTGGGGTAAAGTAAGAAAAGATCCTGTATTAAAATTTTTTGTTGTTGGAATTATTTGTTATGGAATGGCTACATTTGAAGGTCCAATGTTGGCTACTAAAACTTTAAATTCAATAGGACATTTTACAGATTGGGTAATTGCTCATGTTCATTTAGGAACTTTAGGTTGGAATGGATTTATGTCATTTGGTATCATATATTGGATAATTCAAAAAATTTGGAATACAAAATTATATTCTAAGTTATTAGCTAATATTCATTTTATTCTTGGTATCATAGGAATAATTTTATATATTTTTCCTATGTATCTTAGTTCAATCTTGCAATCATCAATGTGGAAACGTTTTAATTCAGATGGAACATTATCACACAAAAATTTTATAGATTCTGTAATATCTATAATACCGTTTTATAAAATACGATTTTTAGGTGGACTTATATATTTGATAGGTTTTATACTAATGATTTACAATATTATAAAAACAATTCAGAATGGATTTTTTATAAAAAATGAAGAATTTTTATATAACCCATTTTATTATAATGAAAAAAATAAAAATGAAAAATTTCATAGTTGGTTAGAAAGAAAACCTATTCAAATGATAATTTTATCTTTATTAGCAGTTGCAATAGGAGGATTAATTGAAATTATTCCTACTATAGTAATTAAATCAAATGTTCCTACTATTCATAATGTAAAACCATATTCTGCTTTAGAACTAGAAGGAAGAGATTTATTTGTAAGAGAAGGTTGTAATTCATGTCATAGTGCACAAGTTCGACCATTTAGAGATGAAGTAGTTCGTTATGGTGAATATTCTAAAGCTGGAGAATTTGTATACGATCATCCGTTTTTATGGGGTTCTAAAAGAACAGGCCCGGATTTAGCTAGAGAAGGAGGTAAAAATCCTAGTTCTTGGCATTATAATCATTTATTTGATCCTAGATCAACATCTTCAGGATCAATCATGCCTAGATATCCGTGGTTAATTTATAATAAATTAAATAGAATTGATACATATAATAAAATTAAAGCTATGATGAAATTAGGAGTACCATATAAATTGGAATACGTAAATACATATAATAATGATATGAATAAACAAGCAAAAAAAATTGTTAAGGATATTTATAGTGAATATCCAAAATTGGAAAAAGAAATAAATAAAGAAAAAAATGAATTTAAAGATAAATTTATACCTCTAGAAGATAGAGAAGTTATAGCATTAATTGCTTATTTACAAAGAATTGGTACAGATATAAAATCTTAAATTATAATAATAATCTAATAATTTGGAAAAATGTTATCATGAGATTTTTTAAAAATTATTTTACAGGAGAGAAAAATATAGGAATATTTCAATCAACTATATTAATAATATTTTTTTTAATATTTTTTTTTATATTATTTATGGTTTTTTCTAAACCAAAAGATTATTATAAAAATGATAGTTTAATAGCTACAGACAATAATTTTGATAAAAAAAAAAAAAATAGATAATCAATTATGAAATCTAAAATTTCTTCTTTTATTATGATTTCTTCTTCATTATCTATTATAATATTCTCATTTTATACTTTTCTTAAAAGTTATAATAAGATGTTTTATATAAAACATCCTATTACCATATTATTTATTATAATAATAATATTATTACTGATAATATTAGAATTTATTAATAATTTGATTTTTGAAAAAAAAATAGAATCATTATCTGAAAAAGAAAAAAAAATAATTCTTGAAAGAAATGAAGGAAATTATTTTTACTTATTTTATAAATTTTTATTTCACTATAATGAAAATAAAAAAATAAAAAAAGTAAAAAAAATAGATCATGGATTTGATGGAATCATAGAATTAGATAATAATATTCCAATATGGTGGACTCACTTATTTTTTTTAACTATTATTTTTTCTATGATTTATTTAATTTCTTATCTAACATTAGATTTTTCTAATCCTTATAAGGAATATAAAATAGCTTATGAAAAACAGTTAAAAGAAATTAAAATATTTGAAAAAAATACTCCACAAACATCTTTAAAAAAATCTTTTTTTAAAAAAAATTTAATAAATGATGGAAAAATATTGTTTGAAGAAAATTGTTCTACTTGTCATCAAAAAGATGGTAGTGGCAATATTGGTCCTAATTTAACAGATGATTATTGGATAAATATAGTAGAAAAAGATTTATATAAAAATATATTTTCTATAATATGGAATGGAAGTAAAAAAAATCCTACAATGCGTGCTTTTGGAGAATCTGGAGAAATCAAAGGAAATGATATTGAAAAAATATCTAGTTATGTCTATTTTATCAATAAGAAAAAAATAAAACCTAACAAACAAAAATCACCTCAAGGAAAAAAAATATTAATATGGAATATTAAATAATGTTTTTAAAAAAATTATTTATGAAAATAAAATTAGGATGGGATACTTCTATTATATTATCCATGGTAACTTTCATGAGTTTTATAATTTATATTGCATTTTTTTTCCCAAATATAGAAAGTCAACTTGTATCAGAAAAATATTATGAAGATGAATTGAAATATCAAGAGATTATAAATGAAAAAAAAAATGCATCAAAATTATCAGATAAAATCAATATTTTAACTTCATCTACTGGCATTAATATTATATTTCATATTTCTAATGGTTATGGTTCAATAAAGTTATTTAGATATTCTTCTAAAGATTTAGATTTAATCAGATATTTTGACTTATCTACAAGAAAAAAATTATTCATTAATAAAAAATTTTTAAAAAAAGGATATTATAAAGTAATAATAAGATTCAAAAATAATAAAGTAAAGTATTTTATTGAGAAAAATTTATACTGGAATAAATAAAAAAAAAAAAAAATAAATAAAATGAAAAAAATAAAAAAAGATCTTCGTGAAGAATCATTAATTTATCATAGTAAATTTCCGGCAGGAAAAATAAAAATTACACCAACAAAAAAATATAATAGTCAAAGGGATTTATCATTAGCTTATTCACCTGGAGTAGCGGAACCTTGCAAAGAAATTGTTAAATATCCTAAAAATGTATATAAATATACATCGAAAGGAAATTTGGTTGCAGTTATTACAAATGGATCAGCAGTTTTAGGATTAGGAAATATAGGTGCTTTAGCTTCTAAACCAGTAATGGAAGGAAAAGCACTTTTATTTAAAATATTTTCTGGAATTGATGTATTTGATATAGAAATTAATGAATCTAATCCAAAAAAATTTATAGAAATAATAAAATCTATATCTCCTACTTTTGGAGGAATTAATTTAGAAGATATTAAGTCACCAGAAGCTTTTGAGATAGAAAGAGTTCTAAAAAAAGAATTAGATATTCCTGTCATGCATGATGATCAAGATGGAACCGCAATTATTTCAGGAGCTGCCTTACTTAATGCAATTTTTTACGTAAAAAAAAATATTGATAAAATAAAAATGGTTATTAATGGAGCTGGTTCTGCTGCAATTTCTTGTGCTAGAATATATAAAAAATTAGGAATTAAATCAAATAATATCCTTATGTTTGATAGTAAAGGTTTATTACATCATTCAAGAAACGATTTAAATAAAGAAAAAAAAGAATTTTCTATTAATGAATCTTATCCTATTTTTACCTTGAAAGAAGCAATTAAAAATTCAGATGTATTTATTGGATTATCTATAGGAGGTATATTAACTACTGATATGTTAAAAAGTATGGCAATAAACCCCATTGTTTTTGCTATGGCTAATCCTGATCCAGAAATTGATTATAATTTAGCTATAAAAACTAGATCTGACGTTATTATTGCTACTGGAAGAAGTGATTATCCTAACCAAGTAAATAATGTAATAGGATTCCCATATATTTTTAGAGGTGCTTTAGATGTTCAAGCAAATATCATTAATGATAAAATGAAATTAGCAGCAGTGCATGCTATTGCATCTTTAGCAAAAGAACCTGTTCCTGAACAAGTAAATATCGTCTATAATAAAAAAAATATTTCTTTTGGAAAAGAATATATTATTCCTAAACCTTTTGATAATAGATTAATTATTAGAGTATCCCCTGCTGTAGCAAAGGCAGCTATGGATTCTGGAGTTGCAAGGAATCCAATTTCTAATTGGAAAATTTATAAAGAAATACTTCTAGATAGAATGGGATACGAAAGTAAAATTTTAAGAATGATACAAAATAGAGCTCGAACAAATCCTAAAAGAATTGTTTTTTGTAATGGTGAAGAGTATAATGTATTAAAATCTATTCATATCCTAAATGAAGAAGGAATAATTCATTCACCTACAGTATTAGGAAATAAGAATAAAATAAATAATTTAATTAAAGAAAATAAATTAGACATAAAATTAAGAATTATAGATCCAGAAAAAGATAAAAATAATATAATAATAGATAAATACGCAAAAATTCTTTGGAAAAGAAGATGTAGAAAAGGATTAACTCTATATGAGTCAAAAATTAGAATGAGAAATAATGATCATTTTGGATCTATGATGGTAGATCAAAATGAGGCTGATGTTGTCATTACTGGATATTCTAGGAGTTTTTCTTTAAGTCTAAGACCTATTTTAGAAGTTATAGGTAAAAAAAAATCTGATTTTAAAGTAGCTGGAATGATAATTTTATTGACAAAAAAGGGCCCCCTATTTTTAGCAGATACAGCAGTTATACCAGATCCTACAAGTGAAGAATTAGCTAGAATTGCATTGATGGCTTCTCATGTAGTTAAGGAATTTAATATTGAACCACACATCGCAATGTTATCATTTCAAAATTTTTCATCACGTTCAAAAACATCAAATAAGGTATCTAGAACTGTAGCATTTTTACATAAAAAATATCCTAAACTAATAGTAGACGGAGAATTGCAACCAGATTTTGCATTAAATGAATTTTTATTGTCTAGTAAATTTCCATTTTCTAAATTAGTTAAAAAAAAAGCTAACATATTTATTTTTCCAAATCTTGAATCAAGTAATTTAACCTATAAATTTATTAGAGGATTAGGTGAGGTTAAAACTATAGGACCTATTATGTTAGGAATGAATAAACCTGCTCATGTTATGCAAATGCAATCTAGTATAGAAGAAATTGTTAATTTATCTACTATAGCTGTGATTGATGCACAAATCAGAACTAACTAGACTAATAGTTATATTTTTCTATAAAATTACTTTTACCAAATAAACTAATTACTTTTTTTTTAAAAAAGAAATTATAATTAGATGTATAATAAAAAACTGATGGATTGACCCATTGTGTCGAAGATAATAATTTTTTTTTCTTTAATTTTTTTTTTATTTCTTTTACAACTATTTTTTGTATATCAATTAAATGTACTTTACCATTATAAAAATTACTTATTTCATGTTTGATATATAAATAATGAGTGCAAGCTAGTATTAATAATTCTATTGACTTTAATTGAAATAAATAATTACTTATAATATTTATTGATTTTTTTAAATTAAAATTATATTCTATGAAATAAGCTAATAATGGTATGGATATTTGAATAATTTTTAAATGATTATAATTTTCTTTTATTTTTTTTATATAAAAATTTGATTTAGCTGTAGAAGGTGTAGTAATAATACCTATATTTTTGTAAGATAAAAATATTTTATTTCTAACAATAGGATCTATTACATTAAATATTAATATTTTATTATTAAATTTATTTAAAATTATATCTAATGCATTGGAAGTGATTGTATTACAAGCTATAATAATAGCTTTACATTTTTTTTCATAAAGGAATCTAACTATTTTAACAGAATTATTAATAATAAAATCTTTAGACTTATTACCATATGGCATATTAGCGGTGTCTCCAAAATAGATAAAATTTTCATTTGGCATTTGATTTTTTATCTCTTTTGCTATTAAAAGACCACCTATACCAGAATCAAATATTCCTATAGGATATTTATCCTCATTTTTCATAAATTTAAATTATCCTTTATGTAATTATAAATTTTATATAGGTTTATTTTTTTATAATTATTTTTTTATGTAAATATTTTTTTAATCTAGATGCTTTATTTAAATGTATTATATTTTTTTTAGATAATTTATCTATCATGGAGATTACTTTGGGATAAGATTTTTTATCTTTATTAATTAATAATTTTTTTATAAGTGTCCTTGTACTTTTATATATGTATCTATTTCTAATTCGTTTTATACGATTTTGTCTAATTCTTTTTATAGATGATAAATGATTAGCCATATTTATTAATGTATTTTTATATAGCCCATAGGGGAATCGAACCCCTCTTTCCAGGATGAAAACCTGATGTCCTGACCAATAGACGAATGGGCCTTATAACAAATTAAATTTTTTTTATGTTTAATACAAGTAATAAATGTAAATAATATTATTAATTACGAGTAATTATAAATCCTATAGATTCTAAATCTTTCCAAAAAAATGGATACGATTTTTCTACTACATCTGCATCTTTTATTTTTAAAATTGGAAAATTATTTAATAATGTAAAAGGAACAAATGACATTGCCATTCTATGATCTTGATAAGTATTTATTTCTATTGGATATTTAATCCTTTTTTTTATAAAATCTTTTATTTCTAGGTGGGATTGTGTAATTTTTAAAATTACTCCAAACTTTATAAGTTCTTCTTGTAATGCAGATAATCTATCTGTTTCTTTTATTTTTAAAGTTTCTAATCCATATAAATAACATTTTACTCCAATAGATGCGCAAGTTACAGTAATTGTTTGTGCTATATCTGGAGTTTTATTTAAATTTAATTTTATAATTTTTTTTTGATAAAAATTTTCTTTTTTTTTTAAAAAAATTTTGTTTTTAGTAAAATACGTTAATATTCCAAAATATTTCTCATATAAATAAGATACCTCTTTATCTCCTTGTAAACTTTTATTAAAAAATGAACTTAATATAATATTACTTTTTTTTGATACAGTAGCCA from Blattabacterium cuenoti includes the following:
- the ccoO gene encoding cytochrome-c oxidase, cbb3-type subunit II, with protein sequence MKFNINNNTNNYNLKKFKKSYYNNSIVKAFLYATIFWAFISFLAGLFIALLLFSPKIPEIVFGEKLKYTQGMFGFGRWRMLHTNTAIFAFVGNIIFTGYYYSLQRLLKTRIFSDILSWIHFWGWQIFIVSTWITFLLGINTSKEYSEHEWPIDIFILLIWIIYGINMIGSILKRRIKHLYVSIWFLLGTWVSVAMLHIFNNLELPISLLSFKSYSIYAGVQDALMQWWYGHNAVAFILTTPILGLMYYFVPKASNQPIFSYKLSIIHFWSLIFIYIWAGPHHLMYTSLPNWAQMLGTIFSIMLIAPSWGGMLNGLLTLRSDWGKVRKDPVLKFFVVGIICYGMATFEGPMLATKTLNSIGHFTDWVIAHVHLGTLGWNGFMSFGIIYWIIQKIWNTKLYSKLLANIHFILGIIGIILYIFPMYLSSILQSSMWKRFNSDGTLSHKNFIDSVISIIPFYKIRFLGGLIYLIGFILMIYNIIKTIQNGFFIKNEEFLYNPFYYNEKNKNEKFHSWLERKPIQMIILSLLAVAIGGLIEIIPTIVIKSNVPTIHNVKPYSALELEGRDLFVREGCNSCHSAQVRPFRDEVVRYGEYSKAGEFVYDHPFLWGSKRTGPDLAREGGKNPSSWHYNHLFDPRSTSSGSIMPRYPWLIYNKLNRIDTYNKIKAMMKLGVPYKLEYVNTYNNDMNKQAKKIVKDIYSEYPKLEKEINKEKNEFKDKFIPLEDREVIALIAYLQRIGTDIKS
- the rpsT gene encoding 30S ribosomal protein S20, whose protein sequence is MANHLSSIKRIRQNRIKRIRNRYIYKSTRTLIKKLLINKDKKSYPKVISMIDKLSKKNIIHLNKASRLKKYLHKKIIIKK
- a CDS encoding cbb3-type cytochrome c oxidase N-terminal domain-containing protein produces the protein MKSKISSFIMISSSLSIIIFSFYTFLKSYNKMFYIKHPITILFIIIIILLLIILEFINNLIFEKKIESLSEKEKKIILERNEGNYFYLFYKFLFHYNENKKIKKVKKIDHGFDGIIELDNNIPIWWTHLFFLTIIFSMIYLISYLTLDFSNPYKEYKIAYEKQLKEIKIFEKNTPQTSLKKSFFKKNLINDGKILFEENCSTCHQKDGSGNIGPNLTDDYWINIVEKDLYKNIFSIIWNGSKKNPTMRAFGESGEIKGNDIEKISSYVYFINKKKIKPNKQKSPQGKKILIWNIK
- the murI gene encoding glutamate racemase, coding for MKNEDKYPIGIFDSGIGGLLIAKEIKNQMPNENFIYFGDTANMPYGNKSKDFIINNSVKIVRFLYEKKCKAIIIACNTITSNALDIILNKFNNKILIFNVIDPIVRNKIFLSYKNIGIITTPSTAKSNFYIKKIKENYNHLKIIQISIPLLAYFIEYNFNLKKSINIISNYLFQLKSIELLILACTHYLYIKHEISNFYNGKVHLIDIQKIVVKEIKKKLKKKKLLSSTQWVNPSVFYYTSNYNFFFKKKVISLFGKSNFIEKYNY
- the ccoS gene encoding cbb3-type cytochrome oxidase assembly protein CcoS, with amino-acid sequence MDIIIIMILSSISLGIFFLIFFLFSIYDGQFDDLNSQKIRILIDENNYNNLNKKNIKN
- a CDS encoding cytochrome oxidase — translated: MRFFKNYFTGEKNIGIFQSTILIIFFLIFFFILFMVFSKPKDYYKNDSLIATDNNFDKKKKNR
- a CDS encoding FixH family protein; amino-acid sequence: MKIKLGWDTSIILSMVTFMSFIIYIAFFFPNIESQLVSEKYYEDELKYQEIINEKKNASKLSDKINILTSSTGINIIFHISNGYGSIKLFRYSSKDLDLIRYFDLSTRKKLFINKKFLKKGYYKVIIRFKNNKVKYFIEKNLYWNK
- a CDS encoding NADP-dependent malic enzyme, with amino-acid sequence MKKIKKDLREESLIYHSKFPAGKIKITPTKKYNSQRDLSLAYSPGVAEPCKEIVKYPKNVYKYTSKGNLVAVITNGSAVLGLGNIGALASKPVMEGKALLFKIFSGIDVFDIEINESNPKKFIEIIKSISPTFGGINLEDIKSPEAFEIERVLKKELDIPVMHDDQDGTAIISGAALLNAIFYVKKNIDKIKMVINGAGSAAISCARIYKKLGIKSNNILMFDSKGLLHHSRNDLNKEKKEFSINESYPIFTLKEAIKNSDVFIGLSIGGILTTDMLKSMAINPIVFAMANPDPEIDYNLAIKTRSDVIIATGRSDYPNQVNNVIGFPYIFRGALDVQANIINDKMKLAAVHAIASLAKEPVPEQVNIVYNKKNISFGKEYIIPKPFDNRLIIRVSPAVAKAAMDSGVARNPISNWKIYKEILLDRMGYESKILRMIQNRARTNPKRIVFCNGEEYNVLKSIHILNEEGIIHSPTVLGNKNKINNLIKENKLDIKLRIIDPEKDKNNIIIDKYAKILWKRRCRKGLTLYESKIRMRNNDHFGSMMVDQNEADVVITGYSRSFSLSLRPILEVIGKKKSDFKVAGMIILLTKKGPLFLADTAVIPDPTSEELARIALMASHVVKEFNIEPHIAMLSFQNFSSRSKTSNKVSRTVAFLHKKYPKLIVDGELQPDFALNEFLLSSKFPFSKLVKKKANIFIFPNLESSNLTYKFIRGLGEVKTIGPIMLGMNKPAHVMQMQSSIEEIVNLSTIAVIDAQIRTN